A stretch of the bacterium genome encodes the following:
- a CDS encoding SDR family oxidoreductase — MTSKVVVITGASAGIGAATAKLLAARGDRLMLAARRQTELAQVAAQCGAGARFTVTDVTRRADVEHLRDEALREFGHVDVWINNAGRGISRPVLDLTDEDFDQIMAVNVKSALYGMQAIVPHFKERGAGHLINVSSALGRIPFVSVRSVYSAAKAALNSLTANLRMELRTAYPNIQYRW; from the coding sequence ATGACATCGAAAGTAGTCGTTATCACCGGCGCGAGCGCCGGAATCGGTGCGGCGACCGCGAAGCTCTTGGCCGCGCGTGGAGACAGGTTGATGCTTGCGGCCCGGCGTCAGACTGAGCTTGCGCAGGTTGCAGCGCAGTGCGGCGCCGGCGCGCGGTTCACGGTGACCGACGTTACGCGTCGCGCCGATGTCGAGCATCTGCGGGACGAGGCCCTGCGCGAGTTCGGACACGTGGACGTGTGGATAAACAACGCCGGCCGCGGCATCAGTCGCCCGGTGCTGGACCTGACTGATGAGGACTTCGACCAGATAATGGCCGTCAACGTGAAGTCCGCCCTGTACGGCATGCAGGCGATCGTGCCCCATTTCAAGGAGCGCGGGGCGGGTCATCTCATCAACGTATCGTCCGCGCTCGGTCGCATTCCGTTCGTCAGCGTCCGCTCGGTCTACAGCGCGGCCAAGGCAGCGCTCAACAGCCTGACCGCCAACCTGCGCATGGAGCTGCGCACCGCCTACCCGAATATCCAGTATCGGTGGTGA